A genomic stretch from Flavobacterium humidisoli includes:
- a CDS encoding complex I subunit 4 family protein, translating to MNVSTILIILLIGAFATYFSGDKLASKVALLFSLAALGCSIVLLNNYNAGENISVLNSWITQPKISFALNGDGLGLAMVLLTAALTPIIIFSSFGNEYNNSKGFYALILFMAFAMTGTFLAADGLLYYIFWELALIPIYFIALIWGNGDAEERRKAVIKFFIYTLAGSLFMLTAFIYLYQKAGSFLIEDLYKVELSACEQFWIFLAFFLAYAIKIPIIPFHTWQANVYQKAPTVGTMLLSGIMLKMGLYSVLRWQLPIAPLAAKEYMNIFIALGIAGVIYGSIVALRQKDLKKLLAYSSLAHVGLIAAGSYTLTLDGLRGAVLQMIAHGFVVVGLFFAAEVIFRRYETREIGEMGGIRTQSPKFTSMFLILVLASVALPSTFNFVGEFTVLYSLSQINIWFAILGGTTIILGAYYMLRMFQHVMLGETNSKTFTDVTLNEGVSFAVIIAVLLFFGLYPKPITDLITPSLETILQVINKN from the coding sequence ATGAACGTTTCTACTATATTAATTATACTTTTAATTGGTGCATTTGCCACTTACTTTTCTGGTGACAAACTAGCTTCGAAAGTTGCTTTACTATTTAGTTTAGCTGCTTTAGGATGTTCGATTGTATTATTGAATAATTATAATGCAGGCGAAAATATCAGCGTACTTAACAGCTGGATTACGCAGCCAAAAATTTCTTTCGCTTTAAACGGTGATGGACTTGGGCTTGCAATGGTTTTGTTAACTGCAGCTTTAACTCCGATTATCATATTTTCTTCTTTCGGAAATGAATATAACAATTCAAAAGGTTTTTATGCTTTGATATTGTTCATGGCTTTTGCTATGACAGGAACTTTCTTAGCTGCTGATGGACTTTTATATTATATTTTCTGGGAGTTAGCTCTTATTCCAATTTACTTTATTGCTTTAATCTGGGGTAATGGTGATGCTGAAGAGCGTAGAAAAGCAGTAATTAAATTCTTTATTTATACACTTGCTGGTTCATTATTCATGTTAACTGCCTTTATCTATTTATACCAAAAAGCTGGTTCTTTCTTAATCGAAGATTTATATAAAGTAGAGTTATCTGCTTGCGAGCAATTCTGGATTTTCTTGGCTTTCTTCTTAGCTTATGCTATCAAAATTCCAATTATTCCTTTCCACACTTGGCAAGCAAATGTATACCAAAAAGCTCCAACAGTTGGAACAATGCTTTTATCTGGTATCATGTTAAAAATGGGATTATACAGCGTACTTCGTTGGCAATTGCCAATTGCTCCTTTAGCTGCAAAAGAATACATGAATATTTTTATTGCTTTAGGAATTGCAGGAGTTATCTACGGATCTATCGTAGCTTTGAGACAAAAAGATTTGAAAAAATTATTGGCTTATTCTTCTCTTGCTCACGTTGGTTTAATTGCTGCAGGATCTTACACCTTAACTCTTGATGGTTTAAGAGGAGCTGTTTTGCAAATGATTGCTCACGGTTTTGTTGTAGTTGGATTATTCTTTGCTGCTGAAGTAATTTTCAGAAGATATGAAACTAGAGAAATTGGAGAAATGGGCGGAATACGTACTCAGTCTCCAAAATTTACATCAATGTTTTTAATCTTAGTATTAGCTTCTGTTGCATTACCAAGCACATTTAACTTTGTTGGAGAGTTTACAGTATTGTACAGTTTATCTCAAATCAATATTTGGTTTGCTATTCTTGGTGGAACAACTATCATTTTAGGAGCTTACTATATGTTAAGAATGTTCCAGCATGTAATGTTAGGTGAAACAAATTCTAAAACTTTTACTGATGTTACGCTTAATGAAGGAGTTTCATTTGCGGTAATCATTGCAGTTTTATTATTCTTTGGTTTATATCCAAAACCAATCACAGACTTGATTACACCAAGCTTGGAAACTATTTTACAAGTTATCAATAAGAACTAA